TCCATAAGAACCTTTTTCATTTCTTCAAATTTTCTTGCGGTAAAAGTAATCATACCAATCTTATTTGATAATTGCGGACACCTCTTTCACAATGCGACTAACTATCTCCTTAGTTTTCCCTTCAACACAAAGCCGAATCAAGGGCTCGGTGTTGGATTTGCGAAGGCTAAATCTCCACTGCCTATTGTTATCTACAGCCACTCCATCAAGCTCCTCTATTTCAAGTCCGTCCGCTTTATATTTTTCCTTCACTTCCAGTAAAATTTCATTCGGGTTGTCCACTTTAAAATTAATTTCTCCGCTTATAAAATACTTTTCTCTGTAAGGCGCAAGTATTTCGGACATTTTCTTCCCCGAACTAGATAATTCTTCTAAAATCAAACCAATAGTCAACATTGAACTAACGGAATAAAATAAATCTTTATAAAAGAAATGCGAGCTGGTCTCCCCTCCAAATACCGCTCCCACCTCTCTCATTTTAGGTTTCAAAAAAGCGTATCCTGCTCTACACTCACTACCAACACCACCAGAACTTTTGATAGCATCTACTATAGCCCATTTAAATCTGTTCTCATGGACAATTTTAGCGTTAGGGTATTTAATAAGCATTTTCTTAGCCAATATCGCTGTTAGAAAGTAACCTGACGATAGTTCTCCCTTCTCATCCACAAAAACACACCTGTCCCCGTCACCATCAAGAGCGATACCTATATTCGCTTTTTCCAATACTACTCGTTTTCTAAGCGCCACTGTATT
This region of Patescibacteria group bacterium genomic DNA includes:
- a CDS encoding phosphomannomutase/phosphoglucomutase, yielding MNNMKIDVSIFKAYDIRGIFPSQLNADVVYKIGRAFVDYMQIKEVALGHDARSSWMELYSSLIRGINDAGAKVYDLGMIGTEELYFSVGYFGYESGLMLTASHNLSEYNGLKFVGKDAFSISENTGLENIKRLVIEKEYAPTNNSKNVEKISSHKFLKKAIFNIVDVSKIKPLKVVIDAGNGVGGILVNEIYSNTPLNIIPMYFEPDGRFPNHEANPTKEENTVALRKRVVLEKANIGIALDGDGDRCVFVDEKGELSSGYFLTAILAKKMLIKYPNAKIVHENRFKWAIVDAIKSSGGVGSECRAGYAFLKPKMREVGAVFGGETSSHFFYKDLFYSVSSMLTIGLILEELSSSGKKMSEILAPYREKYFISGEINFKVDNPNEILLEVKEKYKADGLEIEELDGVAVDNNRQWRFSLRKSNTEPLIRLCVEGKTKEIVSRIVKEVSAIIK